In a genomic window of Gambusia affinis linkage group LG04, SWU_Gaff_1.0, whole genome shotgun sequence:
- the mrpl21 gene encoding 39S ribosomal protein L21, mitochondrial — protein sequence MAAVSRGFAALWRTNGVRVPLHPLLSLCAARTQSSVSGDPLPRTSLSSPPWSEQTSFVSAEEERSRHAAVVSTVNDRIERQDFGRLFAVVHFAARQWKVTNEDLILVENHIEAKCGDRIYMEKVLLVGAEDFTLVGRPLLGKELVRVKATVIEKTESCPKMHMVFWKRHRFQKKRIIVQPQTVLRINSIELHPRLS from the coding sequence ATGGCGGCGGTTAGCCGAGGGTTTGCTGCCCTGTGGAGGACAAACGGTGTGAGAGTACCGTTACACCCTCTGCTGTCCCTCTGTGCCGCCCGAACACAAAGCTCTGTAAGCGGCGACCCGCTGCCCCGGACCTCCCTTTCCAGTCCTCCGTGGTCGGAGCAAACTAGCTTCGTGTCAGCGGAGGAGGAGCGGAGCCGACACGCCGCCGTGGTGAGCACCGTGAACGACCGGATCGAGAGGCAGGACTTCGGCCGACTGTTCGCCGTGGTGCACTTCGCAGCTCGCCAGTGGAAGGTCACCAACGAGGACTTGATCCTGGTGGAGAACCACATCGAGGCGAAGTGCGGAGACCGAATCTACATGGAGAAAGTGCTGTTGGTAGGGGCGGAGGACTTCACACTGGTCGGTAGGCCTCTGCTCGGGAAGGAGCTGGTCAGGGTCAAAGCCACCGTGATTGAAAAGACCGAATCCTGTCCCAAAATGCACATGGTGTTCTGGAAAAGACACCGGTTCCAAAAGAAGAGGATCATCGTGCAGCCGCAGACTGTCCTGAGGATCAACAGTATCGAGCTGCACCCGCGGCTGTCTTGA
- the wipf2a gene encoding WAS/WASL-interacting protein family member 2 isoform X2 — MPIPPPPPPGPPPPPTFSQANTTPPKLNPSEAKGRGALLSDICKGARLKKVTEVNDRSAPVLDKPGGGGGGGGGGGGGGFGGGGPVGMGALFKGGVPKLRPAGDGSVGRSALRPQGSRPAAPRPPGGRSTSPIPANKPSSSDHQRSHRPSLPDISRPPGNNSSSGGMKHSTSAPPPPPPFSKGSRGNAPPTPNQKGPSYSRDKVLPPTPTRGSSSSSSSNVKSNHSSSKPPSSGSSMPPPPPPYRPSGTANGPSQVDSGGAPELPQRKNSLRNKRTSGGGGGGGGGGQGRNHAPPPPPVPPSSSQQVSRPPPPAREPPGRKTVPQLPPSGSRNGGRDAPPPPPYRGHSTGVSEQHGRAKPPPPPAPSPISSSSSSRTPAGPPPPPPPFRNGHSTGPSSKSITDDFESKFNFHPIEDLPPPEEFRPSNRVYPSKSDRVMRGAPPAPPVGR; from the exons ATGCCGattcctcctccccctccgccGGGACCCCCACCTCCCCCAACCTTTAGTCAG GCCAACACCACGCCTCCGAAGCTGAATCCGTCTGAGGCAAAAGGCCGTGGAGCCCTGCTGTCAGACATCTGCAAAGGAGCCAGGCTGAAGAAGGTCACTGAAGTCAATGACCGCAGCGCTCCAGTACTGGACA aacctggaggaggcggaggcggaggtggaggtggaggaggcggCGGTTTTGGAGGTGGAGGCCCGGTTGGAATGGGAGCGCTTTTCAAAGGAGGCGTTCCCAAATTACGTCCAGCTGGAG ATGGTTCAGTCGGCAGATCTGCCCTTCGACCCCAGGGGTCACGACCTGCAGCTCCTCGCCCCCCTGGCGGTCGCTCCACCTCGCCCATCCCGGCCAACAAGCCATCTTCATCGGACCACCAGCGGTCCCACCGCCCCTCGCTGCCGGACATCAGCCGCCCCCCCGGCAACAATTCTTCCAGCGGTGGGATGAAGCACAGCACCTCtgctcctccgcctcctccccCCTTCAGCAAAGGTAGCCGTGGCAACGCTCCTCCCACCCCGAACCAGAAAGGTCCATCCTACAGTAGAGACAAAGTTCTTCCTCCAACTCCCACCAgaggctcctcctcctcctcaagCAGCAACGTCAAGTCGAATCATTCCTCCAGCAAACCGCCAAGCAGCGGCTCATCGATGCCACCGCCTCCTCCGCCCTACAGGCCGAGCGGCACCGCCAACGGGCCGTCACAGGTAGACAGTGGTGGAGCTCCGGAGCTTCCTCAGAGAAAAAACTCGCTACGCAACAAACGGACCTCAGGTGGCGGAGGTGGCGGAGGCGGCGGTGGCCAAGGTCGTAACCACGCCCCGCCACCGCCTCCGGTGCCGCCTTCTTCCTCCCAGCAGGTCAGCAGACCGCCACCGCCAGCCAGAGAACCACCTGGACGCAAAACAG TCCCTCAGTTGCCTCCTTCTGGTTCTCGTAATGGTGGAAGAGACGCTCCTCCACCGCCCCCGTACCGCGGGCATAGTACCGGAGTTTCAGAACAACACGGCCGGGCGAAACCCCCGCCGCCCCCCGCGCCCTCGCCCAtctcatcttcctcatcctcccGGACCCCGGCTggacctcctcctcctcctccacctttcAGGAATGGCCACTCCACGGGTCCTTCCTCCAAATCCATCACGG atgATTTTGAGTCAAAGTTCAACTTCCACCCCATTGAAGATCTTCCACCTCCTGAGGAGTTCAGGCCCTCCAACCGGGTTTACCCCAGCAAATCTGACAGGG TGATGAGAGGAGCTCCTCCAGCGCCACCTGTGGGGAGGTGA
- the wipf2a gene encoding WAS/WASL-interacting protein family member 2 isoform X1, with protein sequence MPIPPPPPPGPPPPPTFSQANTTPPKLNPSEAKGRGALLSDICKGARLKKVTEVNDRSAPVLDKPGGGGGGGGGGGGGGFGGGGPVGMGALFKGGVPKLRPAGDGSVGRSALRPQGSRPAAPRPPGGRSTSPIPANKPSSSDHQRSHRPSLPDISRPPGNNSSSGGMKHSTSAPPPPPPFSKGSRGNAPPTPNQKGPSYSRDKVLPPTPTRGSSSSSSSNVKSNHSSSKPPSSGSSMPPPPPPYRPSGTANGPSQVDSGGAPELPQRKNSLRNKRTSGGGGGGGGGGQGRNHAPPPPPVPPSSSQQVSRPPPPAREPPGRKTVPQLPPSGSRNGGRDAPPPPPYRGHSTGVSEQHGRAKPPPPPAPSPISSSSSSRTPAGPPPPPPPFRNGHSTGPSSKSITDDFESKFNFHPIEDLPPPEEFRPSNRVYPSKSDRAVMRGAPPAPPVGR encoded by the exons ATGCCGattcctcctccccctccgccGGGACCCCCACCTCCCCCAACCTTTAGTCAG GCCAACACCACGCCTCCGAAGCTGAATCCGTCTGAGGCAAAAGGCCGTGGAGCCCTGCTGTCAGACATCTGCAAAGGAGCCAGGCTGAAGAAGGTCACTGAAGTCAATGACCGCAGCGCTCCAGTACTGGACA aacctggaggaggcggaggcggaggtggaggtggaggaggcggCGGTTTTGGAGGTGGAGGCCCGGTTGGAATGGGAGCGCTTTTCAAAGGAGGCGTTCCCAAATTACGTCCAGCTGGAG ATGGTTCAGTCGGCAGATCTGCCCTTCGACCCCAGGGGTCACGACCTGCAGCTCCTCGCCCCCCTGGCGGTCGCTCCACCTCGCCCATCCCGGCCAACAAGCCATCTTCATCGGACCACCAGCGGTCCCACCGCCCCTCGCTGCCGGACATCAGCCGCCCCCCCGGCAACAATTCTTCCAGCGGTGGGATGAAGCACAGCACCTCtgctcctccgcctcctccccCCTTCAGCAAAGGTAGCCGTGGCAACGCTCCTCCCACCCCGAACCAGAAAGGTCCATCCTACAGTAGAGACAAAGTTCTTCCTCCAACTCCCACCAgaggctcctcctcctcctcaagCAGCAACGTCAAGTCGAATCATTCCTCCAGCAAACCGCCAAGCAGCGGCTCATCGATGCCACCGCCTCCTCCGCCCTACAGGCCGAGCGGCACCGCCAACGGGCCGTCACAGGTAGACAGTGGTGGAGCTCCGGAGCTTCCTCAGAGAAAAAACTCGCTACGCAACAAACGGACCTCAGGTGGCGGAGGTGGCGGAGGCGGCGGTGGCCAAGGTCGTAACCACGCCCCGCCACCGCCTCCGGTGCCGCCTTCTTCCTCCCAGCAGGTCAGCAGACCGCCACCGCCAGCCAGAGAACCACCTGGACGCAAAACAG TCCCTCAGTTGCCTCCTTCTGGTTCTCGTAATGGTGGAAGAGACGCTCCTCCACCGCCCCCGTACCGCGGGCATAGTACCGGAGTTTCAGAACAACACGGCCGGGCGAAACCCCCGCCGCCCCCCGCGCCCTCGCCCAtctcatcttcctcatcctcccGGACCCCGGCTggacctcctcctcctcctccacctttcAGGAATGGCCACTCCACGGGTCCTTCCTCCAAATCCATCACGG atgATTTTGAGTCAAAGTTCAACTTCCACCCCATTGAAGATCTTCCACCTCCTGAGGAGTTCAGGCCCTCCAACCGGGTTTACCCCAGCAAATCTGACAGGG CAGTGATGAGAGGAGCTCCTCCAGCGCCACCTGTGGGGAGGTGA